The Lujinxingia sediminis genome contains a region encoding:
- a CDS encoding protoporphyrinogen/coproporphyrinogen oxidase, with product MTPETLETTFLIVGAGMTGLAFANFLESDDVLIVERDQEIGGWCKTVHQDGFVWDYSGHFFHFKHPDIEAYLRERMDPDEVITVEKNSLIHIAGHKVDFPFQKNIHQLPKELFIDALYDLFFRDEVRAEADATSFKGMLYEKFGRAISELFLIPYNEKLYACDLESLDRDAMGRFFPHADLKSIVRNMRRPDNASYNATFTYPINGAIRYVEALASDIPEQAIRLGDGVASIDLNQNIATLESGTKVRYQHLISSAPFDRLLQITGLPHSPEDFSSNKVLVFNLGFDKKGPEGVHWIYYPERDLAFYRVGFYDNIMDTDRMSLYVEIGLDSDAQVDVEASLTRVLADLKHAGVIEDHELVSHHSVVLDPAYVHITSRSRASFDELSAILKQAGVYSVGRYGGWTYCSIEDNIVEARALARRFNTLAQA from the coding sequence ATGACCCCAGAAACCCTTGAAACGACCTTTCTCATCGTCGGCGCCGGCATGACCGGGCTGGCCTTTGCCAACTTTTTGGAGAGTGACGACGTCCTCATCGTCGAGCGCGACCAGGAGATTGGCGGCTGGTGTAAGACTGTGCACCAGGACGGCTTCGTCTGGGATTACTCCGGCCACTTCTTCCACTTCAAACATCCCGACATCGAGGCCTACCTGCGCGAGCGCATGGATCCCGATGAGGTCATCACCGTCGAGAAAAACTCCCTGATTCACATCGCCGGCCACAAGGTGGACTTCCCCTTCCAGAAGAACATCCACCAGCTGCCGAAAGAGCTCTTTATCGACGCGCTCTATGACCTCTTCTTTCGCGACGAAGTCCGCGCCGAGGCCGACGCCACCTCTTTTAAAGGGATGCTCTACGAGAAGTTCGGGCGCGCCATCTCCGAGCTCTTTTTGATCCCCTACAACGAAAAACTCTACGCCTGCGACCTCGAATCGCTGGATCGCGACGCCATGGGCCGCTTCTTCCCCCATGCCGATCTCAAGAGCATCGTGCGCAACATGCGCCGCCCCGACAACGCCTCCTACAACGCCACCTTCACCTACCCGATCAACGGCGCAATTCGCTACGTCGAGGCACTCGCCAGCGACATCCCCGAACAGGCCATTCGCCTGGGTGACGGGGTCGCGAGCATCGACCTCAACCAGAACATCGCCACCCTGGAGAGCGGCACGAAGGTCCGTTACCAGCACCTGATCTCCTCGGCTCCCTTTGACCGCCTGCTCCAGATCACCGGGCTGCCCCACAGCCCCGAGGACTTCAGCTCCAACAAGGTCCTCGTCTTCAACCTGGGCTTTGATAAAAAAGGCCCCGAGGGCGTCCACTGGATCTACTACCCGGAGCGCGATCTGGCCTTCTACCGCGTAGGCTTCTACGACAACATCATGGACACCGATCGCATGAGTCTCTACGTCGAGATTGGACTCGACTCCGACGCCCAGGTCGATGTCGAAGCCTCCCTGACCCGAGTGCTCGCCGATCTAAAACACGCCGGTGTCATCGAAGACCACGAGCTCGTCTCCCATCACAGCGTGGTACTCGATCCGGCCTACGTGCACATCACCTCCCGCTCGCGCGCGAGCTTCGATGAGCTCTCGGCCATCTTAAAGCAGGCCGGTGTCTATTCGGTGGGACGCTACGGCGGATGGACCTACTGCTCGATCGAAGACAATATCGTGGAGGCCCGCGCGCTGGCCCGGCGCTTCAACACGCTGGCGCAGGCCTGA
- the rsmI gene encoding 16S rRNA (cytidine(1402)-2'-O)-methyltransferase: MLVVCPTPIGNLDDVSPRQREALAQADIIACEDTRNAGKLLERLGVARVEGRPKLWRYDDHTAQAQAERLVEELQEGQKVVLISDAGTPTISDPGYRLVRAARQAGLEVVALPGPVAATVGLSASGLASDRFYFEGFLPTRSAARQARHRALEGLGVSVIYYESPRRLEETLSDLEAVCGPEREICVGRELTKRFEEYFWGTVAEVRTQVAAREELRGELVLVVAPGQATDVSAEEAEADRLIEALLEQGLSSRSIKEVLGKVSDLPRSAIYARIAAVEGKRGT, encoded by the coding sequence ATGCTCGTTGTGTGCCCGACCCCGATAGGAAACCTTGATGATGTAAGCCCGCGCCAGCGCGAGGCGCTGGCGCAGGCCGATATCATCGCGTGTGAAGATACCCGCAACGCCGGCAAACTCCTGGAGCGCCTGGGGGTGGCGCGGGTGGAGGGGCGGCCGAAGTTGTGGCGCTACGATGATCACACCGCTCAGGCGCAGGCGGAGCGCCTGGTCGAGGAGCTTCAAGAGGGCCAGAAGGTGGTGCTGATCAGCGACGCGGGCACGCCGACGATATCCGATCCGGGCTACCGTCTGGTTCGCGCGGCACGTCAGGCAGGCCTCGAGGTCGTGGCACTTCCCGGGCCGGTGGCTGCCACCGTGGGGCTGAGCGCGTCGGGGCTCGCCAGCGACCGCTTTTATTTCGAGGGGTTTCTTCCCACCAGGTCGGCAGCTCGCCAGGCGCGTCACAGGGCCCTGGAGGGCCTGGGAGTCTCGGTGATTTACTACGAGTCTCCCCGGCGCCTGGAGGAGACCCTGAGCGATCTGGAGGCGGTCTGTGGCCCGGAACGCGAGATCTGTGTGGGGCGAGAGCTGACCAAGCGCTTTGAGGAGTACTTCTGGGGGACGGTGGCCGAGGTCCGCACGCAGGTGGCAGCCCGGGAGGAGCTGCGCGGGGAGCTGGTGCTGGTGGTGGCTCCGGGGCAGGCCACCGATGTGAGCGCGGAGGAGGCCGAGGCCGATCGCCTCATCGAAGCCTTACTCGAGCAGGGGCTGAGCTCGCGCAGCATCAAAGAGGTTCTGGGAAAGGTCAGCGATCTTCCGCGCTCGGCGATCTACGCACGCATCGCGGCGGTGGAGGGCAAGCGCGGGACCTGA
- the mutY gene encoding A/G-specific adenine glycosylase → MSEVLVASGWGERKDEFQRALLSWFWRARRDLPWRGVGDPYATWVSEIMLQQTQVITVIDYFQRWMARFPDVQSLAAADEEEVLEQWSGLGYYRRARFLHRAAKVVVDEHGGAIPSTLEGLRRLPGVGPYTAGAIASIAFGLPAPIVDGNVIRVFARLFAIAGDPRSTANQKIFWELAEALVDRNKPGDFNEALMELGARVCAPRSPACLLCPVREYCAGFASGEPEALPEVARRSAVKPMRALTVVVHRRGTSGRDMLVGPREAGGLLAGMLEFPTVEREGTRWPELDEVASLLGMPIVAEEVGEVTHIFSHRRLQTRMYAAEIDAPVTVAEERWRWVPELELGQAAISALTRKIYERWKTSEPV, encoded by the coding sequence GTGAGCGAGGTGCTCGTTGCCAGCGGTTGGGGGGAGCGAAAGGACGAGTTTCAGCGTGCATTGTTGAGTTGGTTCTGGCGAGCGCGGCGAGATTTGCCCTGGCGTGGGGTGGGCGATCCTTATGCGACCTGGGTCTCCGAGATCATGTTGCAGCAAACCCAGGTCATCACGGTCATCGACTATTTTCAGCGGTGGATGGCGAGATTTCCCGACGTTCAGTCGCTTGCCGCGGCGGATGAGGAGGAGGTCCTCGAGCAGTGGTCGGGGCTCGGTTATTACCGACGGGCACGTTTTCTGCATCGGGCCGCAAAGGTCGTCGTCGATGAGCATGGCGGGGCGATTCCCTCAACGCTTGAGGGATTGCGCCGGCTTCCCGGAGTCGGGCCGTACACCGCGGGGGCGATCGCATCGATTGCGTTCGGGCTACCGGCACCGATCGTGGATGGAAATGTGATTCGCGTTTTTGCGCGTCTCTTTGCCATTGCGGGAGACCCGCGCAGCACGGCCAATCAGAAGATCTTCTGGGAGCTGGCCGAGGCGCTCGTCGATCGCAACAAGCCGGGGGACTTTAATGAGGCATTGATGGAGTTGGGGGCCCGGGTATGCGCGCCGCGCTCTCCGGCGTGCCTGCTCTGTCCGGTGAGGGAGTATTGTGCGGGCTTTGCCAGCGGTGAGCCCGAGGCCCTCCCGGAGGTTGCGCGACGAAGTGCGGTCAAGCCGATGCGGGCGCTGACGGTGGTGGTCCACCGTCGGGGCACGAGTGGGCGAGACATGCTGGTGGGGCCGCGAGAGGCCGGGGGGCTCCTGGCCGGGATGCTGGAGTTTCCCACGGTAGAGCGCGAGGGCACGCGATGGCCGGAGCTCGATGAGGTGGCGTCGTTACTGGGGATGCCGATCGTCGCAGAGGAAGTTGGCGAGGTGACGCATATCTTCTCGCACCGCCGTTTGCAGACGCGCATGTATGCGGCTGAGATCGATGCACCTGTGACGGTGGCTGAGGAGCGCTGGCGTTGGGTGCCGGAGTTGGAGCTTGGTCAGGCGGCGATTTCGGCGTTGACGCGCAAGATTTACGAGCGCTGGAAGACGTCCGAGCCCGTCTGA
- a CDS encoding helix-turn-helix domain-containing protein encodes MKSPGMMLREAREEQGLGLSDVATMTRIPRQMLEHLENDRFEEYVAEVFLRGHIRNYSRELGLDGEQVIQVYERFSGRKRQPLTIPEERRATPEPRAIPQAAPAASGAAAVASPSSFDVQRYFETLRPSHMVAVVLVLFGIFVMFSFLSTNRATAHDPTGFPQADESAWELEQDVEQTRWLLEQPGESR; translated from the coding sequence ATGAAATCGCCCGGAATGATGCTTCGCGAAGCGCGCGAGGAACAAGGGTTGGGGCTGAGTGATGTAGCTACCATGACCCGGATCCCGCGCCAGATGCTGGAACATCTGGAGAACGATCGCTTTGAGGAGTACGTCGCCGAGGTGTTTCTTCGGGGCCATATTCGCAACTACTCGCGGGAGCTGGGGCTTGATGGCGAACAGGTCATCCAGGTCTATGAGCGCTTTTCCGGGCGCAAGCGTCAGCCGTTGACGATTCCCGAGGAGCGCCGCGCAACGCCGGAGCCCCGAGCCATCCCTCAGGCCGCGCCGGCGGCCTCCGGTGCCGCAGCAGTTGCCTCGCCGTCCAGCTTTGATGTGCAGCGCTACTTCGAGACGCTGCGGCCCAGCCACATGGTGGCGGTGGTGCTTGTGCTTTTCGGAATCTTTGTGATGTTCAGTTTTCTGAGCACCAATCGCGCGACCGCGCACGACCCGACAGGCTTCCCGCAGGCCGACGAGTCTGCCTGGGAGTTGGAGCAGGATGTGGAGCAGACCCGCTGGTTGCTTGAGCAGCCCGGGGAGTCCCGCTAA
- a CDS encoding serine/threonine-protein kinase: protein MSAGASIGTVIENKYRLDEQIGHGGMGAVYRGTQLMVDRPVAVKLLHPNFAHQKNVQARFEVEARAIGRLNHPNCITLYDFGYSADLNAFYTVVEYIDGVALDEIVQQRMPLSTVVTILRQIASALDHAHHHGILHRDLKPENIMLARQTDGSEAVKVLDFGIAQIMTGETEDDDDFEADRLTRAGELFGTPPYMSPEQAQSSRTLTPATDLYSMGIIAYELIENRLPFFTDNPLDILMMHIQHDPPPMRRAAVPDALRAVVMKLLAKDPAARPPNGKAVIEQLATIPADALDVPLAAATGPSDGADTSRAVDPTLLNLDTGESRAPGVSDTSLDIDLALPPTRPPSAPLTSPHPPRSEGAPAIPTLMGSPEDKPWRSPSAERIAQSNSRRSLVVMLGALFILMFAGLLWWVSSQGAAEPSEAPAPPPGDIAETAPEASPPASHQTTELSAEEPVPREVSVESVDGLEPSIDAVAPTPELDHYPPPPPPTRPATQRRQADLKPSRTRPTRSAEAGESSANDAPVRLYDDQTDDDAPRRPARLGL from the coding sequence ATGTCAGCAGGCGCCAGCATCGGGACGGTCATTGAAAACAAATACCGCCTCGACGAGCAGATCGGTCATGGCGGCATGGGGGCCGTCTACCGCGGCACTCAGCTGATGGTCGATCGGCCTGTCGCCGTCAAACTGCTGCACCCGAACTTCGCGCATCAAAAGAACGTTCAGGCTCGCTTTGAGGTTGAGGCCCGCGCTATCGGCCGACTTAACCACCCCAACTGCATCACCCTCTATGACTTCGGCTACTCAGCCGACCTCAACGCCTTCTACACGGTTGTGGAGTACATCGACGGCGTCGCACTCGACGAGATCGTGCAGCAGCGCATGCCATTGAGCACCGTGGTCACGATCCTGCGCCAGATCGCCTCGGCCCTCGATCATGCCCATCATCACGGCATCCTCCACCGCGACCTCAAGCCCGAAAACATCATGCTCGCCAGGCAAACCGATGGCAGCGAGGCCGTCAAGGTACTGGACTTCGGCATCGCCCAGATCATGACGGGCGAAACCGAGGATGACGACGACTTTGAAGCCGACCGCCTGACCCGCGCCGGCGAACTCTTCGGCACGCCCCCCTATATGAGCCCGGAGCAGGCCCAATCCTCGCGGACGCTCACCCCGGCCACCGACCTCTACTCCATGGGCATCATCGCCTACGAGCTCATTGAGAACCGTCTGCCCTTCTTTACCGACAATCCGCTGGACATCTTGATGATGCACATCCAGCACGATCCGCCTCCGATGCGTCGCGCCGCAGTCCCCGACGCGCTGCGCGCGGTGGTGATGAAGCTGCTGGCCAAAGATCCGGCCGCGCGCCCTCCCAACGGCAAAGCGGTCATCGAGCAGCTTGCAACCATTCCGGCCGACGCCCTCGACGTTCCGCTGGCCGCCGCGACCGGTCCGTCGGATGGAGCCGATACATCTCGCGCGGTCGACCCTACCCTGCTCAACCTGGACACCGGAGAGTCACGAGCCCCCGGGGTGTCAGACACCTCCCTGGACATCGATCTCGCTCTGCCCCCGACCCGACCTCCATCCGCACCGCTGACGTCGCCGCACCCACCTCGTAGCGAGGGGGCCCCCGCCATTCCCACCCTGATGGGCTCGCCCGAGGACAAGCCCTGGCGCTCCCCTTCGGCCGAACGCATCGCGCAGTCCAACTCGCGTCGAAGCCTTGTGGTGATGCTCGGCGCCCTCTTCATCCTGATGTTCGCCGGTCTGCTCTGGTGGGTCTCCTCCCAGGGGGCCGCGGAGCCCTCCGAAGCGCCGGCGCCCCCCCCCGGGGACATCGCCGAAACTGCCCCCGAGGCCAGTCCGCCAGCCTCCCATCAAACCACCGAACTGTCCGCCGAAGAACCCGTCCCGCGCGAGGTCAGCGTGGAGTCCGTTGATGGCCTGGAGCCATCCATCGACGCGGTCGCGCCCACCCCGGAACTCGATCATTACCCCCCGCCGCCGCCTCCCACACGGCCGGCCACCCAGCGACGTCAAGCCGACTTAAAACCCTCACGCACGCGCCCGACCCGCAGCGCTGAAGCGGGTGAATCGTCCGCCAACGACGCGCCCGTGCGCCTCTACGACGACCAGACCGACGACGACGCCCCGCGACGCCCTGCGCGCCTGGGCCTGTGA